Proteins encoded by one window of Lathyrus oleraceus cultivar Zhongwan6 chromosome 1, CAAS_Psat_ZW6_1.0, whole genome shotgun sequence:
- the LOC127098152 gene encoding probable acyl-activating enzyme 17, peroxisomal isoform X2, with the protein MNMDYKSLSSISVSDIESLGISTHHAATLHHRLTELIGIHGADAPATWQSITTNILNPQLPFSFHQMLYYGCFKDYGPDPPAWLPDPKTVSLTNVGRLLERRGKEFLGSAYKDPITSFTDFHKFSLSNPEVYWKTVLDEINISFSKPPECILSENLSEDGSSSYPSGRWLPGASVNPALNCLNLKGKRSLNDTVIIWRDELQDDLPLQRMTLEELRQEVWLVAYALESLGLEKGSAIAIDMPMNCKSVVIYLAIVLAGYVVVSIADSFAAREISTRLKISNAKVIFTQDLILRGDKALPLYSRIVEAQSPTAIVIPTSGSGFSMKLRNGDFSWCDFLERVSKIKGKEFIAAEQPVETFTNILFSSGTTGDPKAIPWTNITPLKAAADAWCHLDIREGDVVSWPTNLGWMMGPWLVYASLLNGASMALYNGSPLGSGFAKFVQDAKVTMLGVIPSLVRSWRNANSTSGYDWSAIRCFASTGEASNIDEYLWLMGRGSYQPIIEYCGGTEIGGAFITGSLLQAQSLAAFSTPAMGCNLFILGEDGHPIPHNAPGIGELALGSLMLGASNALLNADHYGVYFKGMALWDGRVLRRHGDVFERTARGYYHAHGRADDTMNLGGIKVSSVEIERICNGVDSNIVETAAIGIPPSGGGPEQLAIAAVLKNSNATAQDLQKLKMSFNSALQKTLNPLFRVSRVVPVASLPRTASNKVMRRVLRQQLAEHSQSSKI; encoded by the exons ATGAACATGGATTACAAATCGCTATCTTCTATCTCCGTTTCAGATATTGAATCCCTTGGAATTTCAACACACCACGCTGCAACTCTCCACCACCGTCTCACAGAACTAATCGGAATTCATGGAGCTGACGCGCCTGCCACGTGGCAGAGCATCACCACCAACATCCTCAACCCACAACTACCTTTCTCGTTTCATCAGATGCTCTACTATGGCTGCTTCAAGGATTATGGTCCGGACCCGCCCGCTTGGTTACCCGACCCGAAAACTGTTAGTTTGACGAATGTTGGCCGGTTACTTGAGAGGAGGGGTAAAGAGTTTCTGGGTTCAGCGTATAAGGATCCGATTACAAGTTTTACTGATTTCCACAAATTTTCACTCTCAAACCCTGAG GTTTATTGGAAAACTGTGCTCGATGAAATCAACATATCGTTTTCTAAACCACCCGAATGCATTTTAAGTGAGAATCTCAGCGAGGACGGTTCTTCTTCTTACCCCAGTGGTCGATGGCTTCCCGGAGCATCGGTTAATCCTGCACTCAATTGCTTGAATTTGAAAGGCAAAAGAAGTTTGAATGACACGGTAATAATATGGCGCGATGAATTGCAAGATGATCTTCCTCTTCAAAGGATGACACTTGAGGAATTGCGTCAAGAGGTTTG GTTAGTTGCCTATGCTCTTGAATCACTGGGTCTGGAGAAAGGATCTGCAATTGCGATTGATATGCCAATGAATTGTAAATCTGTTGTCATCTATCTGGCTATCGTTCTTGCAGGTTATGTTGTTGTATCGATAGCTGATAGTTTTGCAGCACGTGAAATATCAACCAGGCTTAAAATATCAAATGCAAAAGTCATATTTACTCAG GATCTCATACTTCGTGGCGATAAAGCCCTCCCACTTTACAG TAGAATTGTGGAAGCACAATCTCCTACGGCAATAGTTATCCCAACAAGTGGCTCTGGATTTAGCATGAAACTGCGGAATGGGGACTTTTCTTGGTGTGATTTTTTGGAGAGAGTCAGTAAAATCAA AGGCAAGGAATTCATAGCTGCGGAACAACCAGTAGAAACATTTACAAACATTCTCTTTTCTTCTGGAACAACAG GTGATCCGAAGGCAATTCCGTGGACCAATATTACACCACTAAAAGCTGCTGCAGATGCATGGTGCCACTTGGATATTCGTGAAGGTGATGTAGTTTCCTGGCCCACTAATCTTGGATGGATGATGGGACCATGGCTAGTATATGCATCTTTGCTAAATGGAGCTTCAATGGCTTTGTATAATGGATCCCCACTTGGGTCTGGTTTTGCCAAGTTTGTACAG GATGCTAAAGTAACAATGCTCGGTGTGATTCCAAGTCTTGTACGGAGCTGGAGAAACGCAAATTCCACATCCGGCTATGATTGGTCTGCTATTCG TTGCTTTGCATCCACTGGAGAAGCATCTAACATAGATGAATACCTGTGGCTGATGGGAAGAGGTAGTTACCAGCCTATCATTGAATATTGTGGTGGTACAGAGATTGGGGGTGCATTCATCACTGGATCATTGCTGCAGGCTCAGTCATTAGCTGCTTTTAGCACACCAGCTATGGGCTGCAATTTGTTTATTCTTGGTGAAGATGGGCATCCTATT CCACATAATGCTCCAGGAATAGGTGAGTTAGCTCTTGGCTCCCTTATGCTTGGGGCATCAAATGCATTGCTGAATGCTGATCATTATGGTGTCTACTTCAAGGGAATGGCTCTTTGGGATGGAAGG GTTTTACGGAGGCATGGAGATGTATTTGAGCGTACTGCTAGAGGATACTATCATGCGCATGGTCGTGCAGATGATACGATGAACCTTGGAGGAATTAAG GTGAGTTCGGTTGAGATTGAACGCATATGCAATGGAGTAGATAGTAATATTGTGGAAACAGCTGCAATAGGGATACCGCCTTCTGGTGGTGGGCCGGAGCAGTTGGCTATAGCTGCTGTGTTAAAGAACTCAAACGCCACAGCACAAGATTTACAGAAATTGAAGATGTCTTTTAATTCAGCTCTCCAAAAAACACTAAATCCATTATTCAGG GTCTCTCGAGTAGTACCAGTGGCATCTCTTCCAAGGACGGCATCCAACAAGGTTATGAGAAGGGTTTTGCGGCAGCAACTTGCGGAACATAGCCAAAGTTCTAAAATATGA
- the LOC127098069 gene encoding uncharacterized protein LOC127098069 has product MLAMATAAFSSLLQPEKQQTSSGEAIPTPSSSSAWQSSGSIGPFFAVIVILTILAVLSCYLSRMCRRRELTPLESIKGRGCFGWVKRRCRNCMARDLEVGGVGAKVMVCDQEEEIDSKVKDIDVQI; this is encoded by the coding sequence ATGCTTGCGATGGCAACAGCGGCATTTTCTTCACTTCTACAGCCAGAGAAACAACAAACGAGTTCAGGAGAAGCTATTCCAACTCCAAGCAGCTCTAGTGCTTGGCAATCATCAGGATCTATTGGTCCATTTTTTGCTGTGATCGTTATTCTTACGATTCTTGCTGTGCTCTCTTGCTACTTGAGTCGCATGTGTAGGCGGAGGGAACTTACTCCATTGGAGAGTATCAAAGGTAGAGGCTGTTTTGGATGGGTGAAACGTCGGTGTCGAAATTGTATGGCTAGAGATCTTGAAGTTGGAGGCGTTGGAGCTAAGGTTATGGTTTGTGATCAAGAAGAGGAAATCGATTCTAAGGTTAAAGATATTGATGTTCAAATTTAA
- the LOC127098152 gene encoding probable acyl-activating enzyme 17, peroxisomal isoform X1, with translation MNMDYKSLSSISVSDIESLGISTHHAATLHHRLTELIGIHGADAPATWQSITTNILNPQLPFSFHQMLYYGCFKDYGPDPPAWLPDPKTVSLTNVGRLLERRGKEFLGSAYKDPITSFTDFHKFSLSNPEVYWKTVLDEINISFSKPPECILSENLSEDGSSSYPSGRWLPGASVNPALNCLNLKGKRSLNDTVIIWRDELQDDLPLQRMTLEELRQEVWLVAYALESLGLEKGSAIAIDMPMNCKSVVIYLAIVLAGYVVVSIADSFAAREISTRLKISNAKVIFTQDLILRGDKALPLYSRIVEAQSPTAIVIPTSGSGFSMKLRNGDFSWCDFLERVSKIKGKEFIAAEQPVETFTNILFSSGTTGDPKAIPWTNITPLKAAADAWCHLDIREGDVVSWPTNLGWMMGPWLVYASLLNGASMALYNGSPLGSGFAKFVQDAKVTMLGVIPSLVRSWRNANSTSGYDWSAIRCFASTGEASNIDEYLWLMGRGSYQPIIEYCGGTEIGGAFITGSLLQAQSLAAFSTPAMGCNLFILGEDGHPIPHNAPGIGELALGSLMLGASNALLNADHYGVYFKGMALWDGRVGIPFSFIIFRIFEYLQLPFSSQVLRRHGDVFERTARGYYHAHGRADDTMNLGGIKVSSVEIERICNGVDSNIVETAAIGIPPSGGGPEQLAIAAVLKNSNATAQDLQKLKMSFNSALQKTLNPLFRVSRVVPVASLPRTASNKVMRRVLRQQLAEHSQSSKI, from the exons ATGAACATGGATTACAAATCGCTATCTTCTATCTCCGTTTCAGATATTGAATCCCTTGGAATTTCAACACACCACGCTGCAACTCTCCACCACCGTCTCACAGAACTAATCGGAATTCATGGAGCTGACGCGCCTGCCACGTGGCAGAGCATCACCACCAACATCCTCAACCCACAACTACCTTTCTCGTTTCATCAGATGCTCTACTATGGCTGCTTCAAGGATTATGGTCCGGACCCGCCCGCTTGGTTACCCGACCCGAAAACTGTTAGTTTGACGAATGTTGGCCGGTTACTTGAGAGGAGGGGTAAAGAGTTTCTGGGTTCAGCGTATAAGGATCCGATTACAAGTTTTACTGATTTCCACAAATTTTCACTCTCAAACCCTGAG GTTTATTGGAAAACTGTGCTCGATGAAATCAACATATCGTTTTCTAAACCACCCGAATGCATTTTAAGTGAGAATCTCAGCGAGGACGGTTCTTCTTCTTACCCCAGTGGTCGATGGCTTCCCGGAGCATCGGTTAATCCTGCACTCAATTGCTTGAATTTGAAAGGCAAAAGAAGTTTGAATGACACGGTAATAATATGGCGCGATGAATTGCAAGATGATCTTCCTCTTCAAAGGATGACACTTGAGGAATTGCGTCAAGAGGTTTG GTTAGTTGCCTATGCTCTTGAATCACTGGGTCTGGAGAAAGGATCTGCAATTGCGATTGATATGCCAATGAATTGTAAATCTGTTGTCATCTATCTGGCTATCGTTCTTGCAGGTTATGTTGTTGTATCGATAGCTGATAGTTTTGCAGCACGTGAAATATCAACCAGGCTTAAAATATCAAATGCAAAAGTCATATTTACTCAG GATCTCATACTTCGTGGCGATAAAGCCCTCCCACTTTACAG TAGAATTGTGGAAGCACAATCTCCTACGGCAATAGTTATCCCAACAAGTGGCTCTGGATTTAGCATGAAACTGCGGAATGGGGACTTTTCTTGGTGTGATTTTTTGGAGAGAGTCAGTAAAATCAA AGGCAAGGAATTCATAGCTGCGGAACAACCAGTAGAAACATTTACAAACATTCTCTTTTCTTCTGGAACAACAG GTGATCCGAAGGCAATTCCGTGGACCAATATTACACCACTAAAAGCTGCTGCAGATGCATGGTGCCACTTGGATATTCGTGAAGGTGATGTAGTTTCCTGGCCCACTAATCTTGGATGGATGATGGGACCATGGCTAGTATATGCATCTTTGCTAAATGGAGCTTCAATGGCTTTGTATAATGGATCCCCACTTGGGTCTGGTTTTGCCAAGTTTGTACAG GATGCTAAAGTAACAATGCTCGGTGTGATTCCAAGTCTTGTACGGAGCTGGAGAAACGCAAATTCCACATCCGGCTATGATTGGTCTGCTATTCG TTGCTTTGCATCCACTGGAGAAGCATCTAACATAGATGAATACCTGTGGCTGATGGGAAGAGGTAGTTACCAGCCTATCATTGAATATTGTGGTGGTACAGAGATTGGGGGTGCATTCATCACTGGATCATTGCTGCAGGCTCAGTCATTAGCTGCTTTTAGCACACCAGCTATGGGCTGCAATTTGTTTATTCTTGGTGAAGATGGGCATCCTATT CCACATAATGCTCCAGGAATAGGTGAGTTAGCTCTTGGCTCCCTTATGCTTGGGGCATCAAATGCATTGCTGAATGCTGATCATTATGGTGTCTACTTCAAGGGAATGGCTCTTTGGGATGGAAGGGTAGGTATACCATTCTCCTTTATAATATTTCGGATTTTTGAATATTTACAGTTGCCTTTCTCTAGTCAGGTTTTACGGAGGCATGGAGATGTATTTGAGCGTACTGCTAGAGGATACTATCATGCGCATGGTCGTGCAGATGATACGATGAACCTTGGAGGAATTAAG GTGAGTTCGGTTGAGATTGAACGCATATGCAATGGAGTAGATAGTAATATTGTGGAAACAGCTGCAATAGGGATACCGCCTTCTGGTGGTGGGCCGGAGCAGTTGGCTATAGCTGCTGTGTTAAAGAACTCAAACGCCACAGCACAAGATTTACAGAAATTGAAGATGTCTTTTAATTCAGCTCTCCAAAAAACACTAAATCCATTATTCAGG GTCTCTCGAGTAGTACCAGTGGCATCTCTTCCAAGGACGGCATCCAACAAGGTTATGAGAAGGGTTTTGCGGCAGCAACTTGCGGAACATAGCCAAAGTTCTAAAATATGA